Proteins encoded together in one Bacteroidota bacterium window:
- a CDS encoding O-antigen ligase family protein, translated as MKQLRAIRFEYWAFAICILLSAVSMYSIATGRYVWIYTSLFLGFIAFVLGFFLLHRQQLIKLLFFMVPLSVGVALMEETEIQLPTEPMIGLLMILLVATSAGFAGLRKDLWNNAVSRLLMFELLWLAACTITSELKLVSLKYTFIRSCYAGVFFFLALQWMRSEKKPEKFYILYLLGMIFPIIVTLISHGQLGFSPRTAYHMPKPFYNDHTVFGACLAFVIPFVALQALTKREEGETRQGKYIWVCVLIALLIVEFLSYSRAAWLSLAASLGLLVLVKLRTTGFVFLLLLLLAGGITVLTSDWIYEKIATREAVSGKPGDDVGQHLKSITNFETDASNKERINRWKCAIRMGFDKPVFGYGPRTYKYYYGLFQLREDMTYTSTFSGTKGHAHSDYLAFFAEAGWVGLLLHIALFVGVVMKGLNVLRRNIVSRHRKILLAALLGFFTYFVHGIFNGFMEDDKMASLVFFSMAVIVFVDEQTRNPEKNYGVVAT; from the coding sequence TTGAAACAGCTTCGCGCCATTCGATTTGAATACTGGGCTTTCGCAATCTGCATATTGCTGAGCGCAGTTTCGATGTATTCGATAGCTACGGGGCGATATGTGTGGATTTATACCTCGCTTTTTTTAGGATTTATAGCTTTTGTACTCGGTTTTTTTCTGTTGCATCGTCAGCAGTTAATCAAACTCTTATTTTTTATGGTGCCGCTTTCGGTAGGTGTGGCACTCATGGAGGAAACCGAGATACAGTTGCCCACTGAGCCTATGATCGGGCTGCTGATGATTCTGCTGGTGGCTACATCAGCCGGTTTTGCCGGATTACGGAAAGATTTGTGGAATAATGCTGTAAGCAGGCTGCTGATGTTCGAACTGCTCTGGCTTGCCGCCTGCACCATAACCAGTGAGTTGAAGCTGGTTTCGTTAAAATATACATTTATACGATCGTGTTATGCAGGTGTGTTTTTCTTCCTTGCGCTGCAATGGATGCGCAGCGAAAAGAAGCCCGAGAAATTTTATATTCTTTACCTGCTGGGAATGATATTCCCGATTATTGTTACGCTTATCAGTCATGGTCAGTTGGGTTTTTCACCCCGCACGGCCTACCACATGCCTAAGCCATTTTACAACGATCATACCGTATTTGGAGCCTGCCTTGCATTTGTGATTCCCTTTGTGGCTTTACAGGCGCTTACTAAAAGAGAAGAAGGCGAAACGCGGCAGGGAAAATACATCTGGGTATGTGTGCTTATCGCACTGCTCATTGTTGAATTTTTATCATACTCGCGTGCGGCATGGCTTAGTCTTGCGGCCTCGCTGGGCTTGCTGGTGCTGGTAAAACTGCGTACTACGGGGTTTGTTTTCCTGTTGCTGCTTCTGTTGGCTGGCGGCATTACGGTTCTGACCAGCGACTGGATTTATGAAAAAATTGCCACAAGAGAAGCTGTTAGCGGAAAGCCTGGTGATGATGTGGGGCAGCATTTGAAATCGATTACCAATTTCGAAACCGACGCATCGAATAAAGAACGTATCAACCGCTGGAAATGCGCCATACGTATGGGGTTTGATAAGCCGGTGTTTGGCTACGGCCCCCGTACATATAAGTATTATTACGGTCTGTTTCAGTTGCGCGAAGACATGACATATACCAGTACATTTAGTGGCACCAAAGGACATGCGCATTCTGATTATCTGGCGTTTTTTGCCGAGGCAGGCTGGGTGGGGCTGCTGCTTCATATTGCGTTGTTTGTGGGGGTTGTAATGAAAGGGTTGAATGTGCTTCGCCGTAATATTGTTTCGCGGCACCGGAAAATACTGCTGGCCGCATTGCTTGGGTTTTTTACCTATTTCGTACATGGTATTTTCAATGGATTTATGGAAGATGATAAAATGGCCTCACTCGTATTTTTCAGTATGGCTGTGATTGTGTTCGTGGATGAGCAAACCCGTAATCCTGAAAAGAATTATGGCGTGGTCGCAACTTGA
- a CDS encoding DUF2029 domain-containing protein, which translates to MIQEKKENNTAVLLPLCVLLLGLAAVYYCYHKPLSDFGNYYYGAALMQKSDYRLVYDVHRFNEAVSMAGGKDLFLNHTTVPPQTPLFYKPFSYVPDPFLARGIFNVLGVCCFAFMLYRLLRQYAALSFPRSMLLLAAMAYPLYQNIAFGQTYLFIASLLIAAWLANLRGRAILTGLWLALAVILKVTPVVALLYFLVRRQWNVFWSFLAVYAAITGIAIGLYGTEVFEMYYLHLLPRIADGYINDPYSASYHGLIVLLRHLGQYDAVLNPNPVFTISPAIIVLINLAVLLPLLAVALFRSGIQKSGETGAFVLLLLFLFLGSGYFSTYSLLILPPFFILHRRGAAPVMQMLLLLIICAVPPRMFEHAPVALQHFKLYALVLLFALTAARPERGVRMNAVAALLLLSFAAVQIVKVFLPHSGPQFAYFSRTISQHYVTDYMIEGNALRATVYNKAGKEKITLPLAAAAHCEVKLPAKPEYAGPGNVLFKNIVCRNDSVIFMSDAGRGAGLYHLYAMPRSKFPFHQLK; encoded by the coding sequence ATGATTCAGGAAAAGAAAGAAAACAATACCGCTGTTCTGCTTCCGCTCTGTGTGCTGCTGCTCGGGCTGGCGGCAGTATATTACTGTTACCATAAACCACTTTCCGATTTTGGTAACTACTACTACGGCGCGGCACTCATGCAAAAAAGCGATTACCGTTTGGTGTATGATGTGCATCGGTTTAATGAAGCGGTGAGTATGGCCGGCGGGAAGGATTTGTTTCTGAATCATACTACGGTTCCACCGCAAACGCCCTTGTTTTATAAACCATTCAGCTATGTGCCTGATCCTTTCCTGGCGCGTGGTATATTTAATGTGCTGGGCGTTTGCTGTTTCGCGTTTATGCTTTACAGGCTGCTCCGGCAGTATGCGGCACTGAGCTTTCCGCGCAGTATGCTGTTGCTGGCAGCAATGGCTTATCCGCTTTATCAGAATATTGCTTTCGGTCAAACTTACTTGTTTATCGCATCGTTGCTTATTGCGGCCTGGCTGGCGAATTTGCGTGGACGAGCTATACTTACCGGCTTATGGCTGGCACTGGCTGTGATTTTGAAAGTTACGCCCGTAGTGGCGCTTCTTTACTTTCTGGTGCGCAGGCAGTGGAATGTGTTTTGGTCTTTTCTGGCAGTGTACGCAGCTATTACCGGAATAGCGATTGGGCTTTATGGCACGGAGGTGTTTGAAATGTATTATTTGCATTTGCTTCCGCGTATTGCAGACGGATATATTAATGATCCGTATTCGGCCAGTTATCACGGGCTTATCGTGTTGTTGCGGCATCTGGGGCAGTATGATGCTGTGCTCAATCCGAATCCTGTTTTTACAATTTCGCCGGCAATAATTGTGCTTATTAATCTGGCGGTTTTACTGCCATTGCTGGCTGTTGCGCTTTTCAGAAGCGGTATTCAGAAGTCTGGCGAAACCGGGGCGTTTGTATTGCTGCTGTTGTTTTTGTTTCTCGGTTCGGGCTATTTCTCTACCTATTCGCTGCTCATTTTGCCGCCGTTTTTCATCTTGCATCGCCGCGGAGCAGCACCGGTTATGCAAATGCTTTTGTTGCTGATTATTTGTGCGGTTCCGCCCCGTATGTTTGAACACGCACCGGTTGCATTACAGCATTTCAAACTTTATGCGCTTGTGCTGCTGTTTGCCCTTACTGCTGCCCGCCCTGAGCGCGGTGTGCGCATGAATGCGGTAGCTGCATTGCTGTTGTTGAGTTTTGCCGCTGTGCAAATTGTCAAAGTCTTTTTACCGCACAGTGGTCCGCAGTTTGCTTATTTCAGCCGCACAATTTCTCAGCATTATGTAACTGATTATATGATTGAAGGCAATGCACTTCGAGCTACTGTTTACAACAAAGCGGGTAAAGAAAAGATTACTCTCCCGCTTGCAGCCGCAGCACACTGTGAGGTGAAATTACCAGCAAAACCTGAGTATGCAGGGCCGGGTAATGTATTGTTTAAAAATATTGTTTGTCGCAACGATTCTGTTATTTTTATGAGCGATGCAGGTCGCGGGGCAGGGTTATATCACCTTTACGCAATGCCGCGCAGTAAATTTCCGTTTCATCAGCTGAAATGA
- a CDS encoding T9SS type A sorting domain-containing protein, which produces MIKRLLIILLILAPVIAASQNYRPLPDSSAHWQLYRYVSSAPGNWYIEYSYYQTDSLASDTLISGEQYSKLFIHTSSTPFTAYAGCYRTDTTGKTWWINAQDTLPSLLVDIAVQQGDTVFNVFGYDITGSQTYYTLVVDTVKPYVAWNTTLKSIYLRSISPFGGYRFLWIESVGSANSFLNRIGTGLPSTDSWLICAGNNDTTWFYRDEMYISPWFGDIFDTLPAISGPCSLNASVFVGVDVVETDYFRTYPNPATTNFIVEPGSGTPSTLRIYTLAGQLLYGQRIQGRSEIEVSDLPGGIYLLELETPDGVARQKLVLQR; this is translated from the coding sequence ATGATTAAACGGCTGCTTATTATCCTGCTCATCCTTGCTCCTGTAATTGCAGCGAGCCAGAATTATCGCCCGCTACCTGATTCAAGCGCCCACTGGCAACTTTACCGGTATGTATCTTCCGCCCCTGGCAATTGGTATATAGAATATTCATATTATCAAACAGATTCACTTGCCAGCGATACGCTGATTTCCGGAGAGCAATATTCAAAACTGTTCATACATACTTCATCAACACCATTTACAGCTTACGCGGGTTGCTACCGTACAGACACAACTGGTAAAACATGGTGGATTAATGCCCAGGACACCCTGCCTTCATTGTTGGTAGATATTGCTGTACAGCAGGGTGATACGGTGTTTAACGTATTTGGGTATGATATTACGGGTTCGCAAACTTACTATACACTTGTGGTAGATACTGTTAAGCCTTATGTGGCGTGGAATACGACGTTGAAAAGTATTTATTTAAGAAGTATTTCTCCATTTGGTGGTTACCGGTTTTTGTGGATTGAGTCGGTGGGTAGTGCGAACAGTTTTTTAAACCGAATCGGAACAGGATTGCCATCCACTGATTCTTGGTTGATATGTGCAGGGAATAATGATACGACGTGGTTTTACCGCGACGAAATGTATATCAGTCCATGGTTCGGAGATATTTTTGATACATTACCCGCAATTTCGGGGCCTTGCAGTTTGAATGCTTCTGTGTTTGTTGGTGTTGATGTGGTTGAAACGGATTATTTCCGTACTTACCCCAATCCGGCCACAACAAATTTCATCGTCGAGCCAGGCTCCGGCACACCTTCCACATTACGCATATACACACTCGCCGGCCAGCTTCTGTACGGGCAGCGCATACAAGGCCGCTCGGAAATTGAAGTGAGTGATTTGCCCGGAGGCATCTACCTGCTCGAACTGGAAACGCCGGATGGAGTTGCCCGGCAGAAACTCGTGCTGCAACGCTGA
- a CDS encoding T9SS type A sorting domain-containing protein: MTKCLPAILLGFFALFSFTSKCQAQAPSAPHIIYGASPFQDSLWGIDTTSWTVVHRVAPSIPSFTITGITGMAYDPTTYQTYAILKLSAVSGRVLATINPVTGVCSFIGNLGDNFSSITFRADGQLLGATGDGATVPEALYLIDKNTASKTLLYAMGNGADGEVILYNRADDFIYHWSGNGTVVFEKMAATNVAYTPVNIPITGTPGGETFGTMYVAPTKFINSSINSTFARVSTSGVYSPSIASLPDDLRGIVMPPSFVQSTDSICERVDTMFVGMGNLQLFDLATFHWGDATQTTEAATASGSWHIYNTPGSYTVHVVLDNGVAADTAFQFTVVVKNAPVVSLSGNAAVCPNSTTTLTGSSGGSSQWYYNGVALSSATTNSITVAAPGVYNMIKTDLNGCADSASVGIAVINVTNPTVNIGNDTAFCDSGTLDAGNAGAAFAWSTGDTTQTALITASASISVLVTDSNGCAGSDTVNITVNALPNFSISANTTACDTFTIATNATSGNFLWSDNSTGNTLLVDTTGLYYLTITDNNGCSNTDSTFITINNSPVVTLTTISASSTDTVCQSDSNVILVGTPSGGIYSGTSVIGNQFDPSFGPGTYTLTYSYTDSAGCSGTSSVTIIVEICSGIGFTENNTASFVIMPNPSQGIFTVQLSQTNTTIEVTDVLGNLVYSTRETNQGLVPINLENQPAGMYFVRIGNSVQKVLIEK, from the coding sequence ATGACAAAATGTTTACCTGCCATCTTACTGGGCTTTTTTGCTCTTTTTTCCTTTACGTCTAAATGCCAGGCACAGGCACCTTCGGCACCTCACATTATTTATGGAGCCAGTCCGTTTCAGGATTCGCTCTGGGGAATTGATACCACTTCGTGGACGGTAGTTCATCGTGTTGCTCCTTCTATTCCTTCTTTTACCATCACAGGAATTACCGGAATGGCCTACGACCCGACCACCTATCAAACCTACGCCATCCTGAAACTCTCAGCAGTAAGCGGCCGCGTGCTGGCTACCATTAATCCGGTTACCGGGGTATGCAGTTTTATCGGAAACCTTGGCGATAATTTTTCATCCATCACCTTTCGTGCCGACGGGCAATTGCTGGGCGCCACCGGTGACGGTGCTACGGTACCGGAAGCATTGTATCTGATTGACAAAAACACGGCCTCCAAAACACTGCTGTATGCAATGGGTAATGGTGCCGACGGCGAAGTGATTCTTTACAACCGCGCTGATGATTTCATTTATCACTGGTCTGGAAACGGTACTGTGGTGTTTGAAAAAATGGCCGCTACAAATGTAGCCTACACACCCGTGAACATTCCGATTACCGGAACACCTGGAGGCGAAACATTCGGCACCATGTACGTTGCCCCCACCAAGTTTATTAACTCAAGCATCAACAGCACCTTTGCACGGGTAAGCACTTCGGGTGTTTACTCACCCTCCATTGCATCACTGCCTGATGATCTTCGCGGAATAGTAATGCCGCCGAGCTTTGTACAAAGCACTGATTCAATTTGTGAGCGTGTGGATACGATGTTTGTGGGCATGGGTAATCTTCAGCTTTTCGATTTAGCAACCTTTCACTGGGGCGATGCCACACAAACAACCGAAGCGGCTACAGCCTCAGGCTCATGGCACATTTACAACACACCCGGCTCGTACACAGTGCATGTAGTACTGGATAATGGTGTAGCTGCCGACACAGCATTTCAGTTTACTGTTGTGGTGAAAAATGCACCGGTGGTTTCTCTTTCAGGCAATGCTGCGGTTTGTCCAAACAGTACCACCACACTCACCGGCTCATCGGGCGGGAGCAGCCAGTGGTATTATAACGGAGTGGCGCTTTCATCGGCTACAACCAACAGTATTACTGTAGCCGCACCGGGCGTGTACAACATGATCAAAACCGACCTCAACGGCTGTGCCGACTCCGCTTCTGTGGGAATTGCCGTAATTAATGTAACCAACCCAACAGTAAACATCGGCAACGATACTGCTTTCTGCGACAGCGGTACACTTGATGCAGGAAACGCAGGCGCAGCATTTGCATGGAGCACCGGTGATACCACGCAAACAGCACTCATAACTGCAAGCGCAAGCATATCGGTGCTGGTTACAGACAGCAATGGCTGTGCGGGATCGGACACGGTAAACATTACGGTTAATGCGCTGCCCAATTTCAGTATCAGTGCAAACACCACAGCCTGCGATACCTTTACGATTGCCACCAACGCCACATCAGGCAATTTTCTGTGGAGCGATAATTCAACCGGCAATACATTGCTTGTGGATACCACCGGCCTCTACTACCTTACCATCACAGATAACAACGGCTGCTCGAATACCGACAGTACATTTATCACCATCAACAACAGCCCGGTGGTAACACTTACTACCATCAGTGCCTCAAGCACAGATACTGTTTGCCAAAGTGATTCTAATGTAATTCTTGTGGGTACTCCGTCTGGCGGAATATACAGCGGAACATCAGTTATTGGAAACCAGTTTGATCCGTCATTTGGTCCAGGAACCTATACATTAACCTATTCCTATACCGACAGCGCCGGCTGTTCTGGAACGTCTTCCGTTACTATTATAGTCGAAATATGTTCAGGCATTGGTTTTACCGAAAACAACACCGCTTCGTTTGTAATTATGCCAAATCCAAGTCAGGGCATTTTCACCGTACAACTCAGTCAAACCAATACCACAATTGAAGTAACCGATGTGCTTGGCAATCTCGTGTACAGCACGCGTGAAACCAATCAGGGCCTTGTACCAATCAATCTCGAAAACCAGCCGGCTGGCATGTACTTTGTACGCATAGGCAATTCCGTTCAGAAAGTGTTGATTGAAAAATAA
- a CDS encoding FkbM family methyltransferase, whose amino-acid sequence MAWSQLDTLLDGRSLIVVDAGARNGFTLMPQLHAYMNMYAFEPDTQSVDTLRKQYASAPFRNSAVFDIALSDKTGKAQFHQALHPSMSSLLRSAPENMRRYTGRMKDSAKWVKSMERVAEAEVQAETLDNFAASANISYIDFLKLDTQGSELRILHGAAGLLQRKQVGIVFTEVMFVPVYEGQPCFTDIDLWMRNCGYMLVDLRIYTDVHDSLNRITAGRVSESPRIGTGGDAVYIPANDESVIQPLSTAIMLAALGYFSLSEHMLHTHTPLSTAETETLFRIMSKQPFRARVKRVLKRFTPPVFHYWYSRITQ is encoded by the coding sequence ATGGCGTGGTCGCAACTTGATACATTGCTGGACGGCCGTTCGCTGATCGTGGTGGATGCCGGGGCGCGAAACGGCTTTACGCTTATGCCGCAGCTGCATGCATATATGAATATGTATGCGTTTGAGCCCGATACACAATCGGTGGATACACTGCGAAAGCAGTATGCTTCGGCTCCGTTCCGGAATTCAGCTGTTTTTGATATTGCGCTTTCCGATAAAACAGGCAAAGCCCAATTTCATCAGGCACTTCATCCCAGTATGAGTTCGCTGCTTCGGTCAGCCCCTGAGAATATGCGCCGCTACACCGGCCGGATGAAAGATAGTGCGAAGTGGGTGAAAAGTATGGAGCGGGTGGCAGAAGCAGAAGTACAGGCCGAAACACTTGATAATTTTGCGGCTTCGGCCAATATCAGTTACATCGACTTTCTTAAACTCGATACGCAGGGCAGTGAACTGCGCATTCTGCACGGTGCTGCCGGTTTACTGCAGCGTAAGCAGGTAGGCATTGTTTTCACCGAAGTGATGTTCGTGCCGGTGTATGAGGGGCAACCCTGTTTTACGGATATTGACCTGTGGATGCGAAACTGCGGGTATATGCTGGTTGATTTGCGCATATACACAGACGTGCACGATTCACTGAACCGTATTACTGCCGGACGGGTAAGCGAATCGCCGCGTATTGGAACAGGTGGCGATGCCGTGTATATTCCTGCAAATGATGAATCCGTAATACAGCCGTTATCTACAGCCATCATGCTTGCAGCGCTGGGCTATTTCAGTTTGTCTGAACACATGCTGCACACGCATACACCACTTTCAACGGCAGAAACAGAAACATTGTTCCGCATCATGTCAAAGCAGCCTTTTCGTGCGCGGGTAAAGCGGGTGCTCAAACGTTTCACGCCGCCCGTTTTTCATTACTGGTACAGCCGCATCACACAATGA
- the lpxD gene encoding UDP-3-O-(3-hydroxymyristoyl)glucosamine N-acyltransferase codes for MQFKAEQIAALTGGTVEGDAGAAVSKLAKIEEGEPGSITFLSNPLYAQHIYTTRATIAIVNADFTPEQTLPETLTLIRVADARQAFAQLLDAYNQFRFSKTGVDASAVVSGSAKIGNNVYIGPLAVISDHAVIGDNARIHAHVFVGEAARIGNNTLLHSGVRIYHDCVVGNDCIIQAGAIIGGDGFGFQPNSTNNYQKVPHIGNVVIEDNVEIGANTTVDRATLGSTIIRRGVKLDNLIQIAHNVEIGENTVIAAQTGVAGSTRIGANCMIGGQVGIVGHLNIGNGVKIAAQSGIGAHIADNEIMQGSPAFGIGDYKRSYVLFRGLPALSDKVKAIEKLLNLNGK; via the coding sequence ATGCAATTTAAAGCCGAACAAATTGCGGCACTTACCGGTGGCACTGTAGAAGGTGATGCCGGTGCAGCCGTTTCCAAACTCGCCAAAATTGAAGAGGGCGAGCCGGGTTCCATTACTTTTCTCTCGAACCCGTTGTATGCGCAGCATATCTACACCACCCGCGCCACCATTGCCATTGTAAACGCCGATTTTACGCCCGAACAGACCCTGCCCGAAACGCTTACGCTGATTCGTGTGGCCGATGCCCGCCAGGCGTTTGCCCAATTGCTGGATGCTTACAACCAGTTCCGTTTCAGCAAAACGGGCGTGGATGCTTCGGCAGTAGTGTCGGGCTCGGCCAAAATTGGCAACAACGTGTACATCGGGCCGCTGGCCGTAATCAGCGACCATGCCGTAATTGGCGATAATGCCCGCATACACGCCCATGTATTTGTGGGCGAAGCCGCACGTATTGGCAACAATACCTTGCTGCACAGCGGCGTGCGCATTTATCACGACTGTGTGGTGGGCAACGACTGCATCATTCAGGCCGGTGCCATCATCGGCGGCGACGGATTCGGCTTTCAGCCCAACAGCACCAACAACTACCAGAAAGTACCGCACATTGGCAATGTGGTTATTGAAGACAACGTGGAGATAGGCGCCAACACTACGGTTGACCGCGCCACACTCGGCTCTACAATTATCCGTCGCGGCGTAAAGCTCGACAACCTCATACAGATTGCCCACAACGTGGAAATTGGTGAAAACACCGTAATCGCCGCACAAACCGGCGTGGCGGGAAGCACCAGGATAGGCGCAAATTGCATGATTGGCGGGCAGGTGGGCATTGTGGGCCACCTCAACATTGGCAACGGTGTTAAAATTGCCGCACAGTCGGGCATTGGCGCACACATTGCCGATAACGAAATTATGCAGGGCTCACCCGCTTTCGGCATCGGCGATTACAAACGTTCGTATGTGCTTTTCCGCGGGCTGCCCGCGCTCAGCGACAAAGTAAAAGCCATTGAAAAGCTTCTCAACCTCAACGGAAAATAA